In Castor canadensis chromosome 11, mCasCan1.hap1v2, whole genome shotgun sequence, a single genomic region encodes these proteins:
- the LOC141413725 gene encoding keratin, type I cuticular Ha3-I-like, translated as MPYNFCLPTFSCRSSCSSRPCIPPSCHSCTLPGACNIPANVSNCNWFCEGSFNGNEKETMQFLNDRLASYLEKVRQLERDNAELESRIQERNQQQDPLVCPAYQAYFRTIEELQQKILCTKSENARLVVQIDNAKLAADDFRTKYETELSLRQLVESDINGLRRILDELTLCKSDLEAQVESLKEELLCLKRNHEEEVNTLRCQLGDRLNVEVDAEPSVDLNRVLNETRCQYEALVETNRREVEEWFTKQTEELNKQVVSSSEQLQSYQAEIIELRRTVNALEIELQAQHNLRNSLENTLTESEARYSSQLSQVQCLISNVESQLGEIRADLERQNQEYQVLLDVRARLECEINTYRGLLESEDCKLPSNPCATSNACGKPIGPCVSNPCTPCAPPAPCAPCTPCVPRPRCGPCNSFVR; from the exons ATGCCATACAACTTCTGCCTGCCCACCTTCAGCTGCCGCTCCAGCTGCTCCTCCCGGCCCTGCATACCCCCCAGCTGCCACAGCTGCACCCTGCCTGGCGCCTGCAACATCCCCGCCAATGTGAGCAACTGCAACTGGTTCTGCGAGGGCTCCTTCAATGGCAACGAGAAGGAGACCATGCAGTTCCTGAACGACCGCCTGGCCAGCTACCTGGAGAAGGTGCGCCAGCTGGAGCGGGACAATGCCGAGCTGGAAAGCCGCATCCAGGAGCGCAACCAGCAGCAGGATCCCTTGGTGTGCCCTGCCTACCAGGCCTACTTCCGGACCATTGAGGAGCTCCAGCAGAAG ATCCTGTGCACCAAGTCTGAGAATGCCAGGCTTGTGGTACAGATTGACAATGCCAAGCTGGCAGCAGATGACTTCAGAACCAA GTATGAGACGGAGCTGTCCCTGAGGCAGCTGGTGGAGTCGGACATCAACGGCCTGCGCAGGATCCTGGATGAGCTGACCCTGTGCAAGTCTGACCTGGAGGCACAGGTGGAGTCCCTGAAGGAGGAGCTGCTGTGCCTGAAGAGGAACCATGAGGAG GAAGTCAACACCCTGCGCTGCCAGCTGGGAGACCGCCTCAACGTGGAGGTGGACGCTGAGCCCAGTGTGGACCTGAACCGTGTGCTGAACGAGACCAGGTGTCAGTATGAGGCCCTGGTGGAAACCAACCGCAGGGAGGTGGAGGAATGGTTCACCAAACAG ACTGAGGAGCTGAACAAGCAGGTGGTGTCCAGCTCAGAGCAGCTGCAGTCCTACCAGGCAGAGATCATCGAGCTGAGGCGCACAGTCAATGCCCTGGAGATCGAGCTGCAGGCCCAGCACAACCTG AGAAACTCCCTGGAAAACACACTGACAGAGAGCGAGGCCCGCTACAGCTCCCAGCTGTCCCAGGTGCAGTGCCTGATCAGCAATGTGGAGTCCCAGCTGGGTGAGATCCGGGCTGACCTGGAGCGTCAGAACCAGGAGTACCAGGTGCTGCTGGATGTCCGGGCCCGGCTGGAGTGCGAGATCAACACGTACCGGGGCCTGCTGGAGAGTGAGGACTGCAA gCTGCCCAGCAACCCTTGTGCCACCAGCAACGCATGCGGCAAGCCCATTGGGCCCTGTGTCTCTAACCCCTGCACCCCCTGtgctccccctgccccctgtGCCCCCTGCACGCCTTGTGTCCCACGCCCCCGCTGTGGGCCCTGCAACTCCTTCGTGCGCTAG